ATTTTTTCTAAAAAAGGGTAAATAGATAATGTAGAGAAAGAGTGTAACAAGGAGAGAAAAGAAAATGGAGAAATACGTAGAAGAACTGCTGCACCTAGGCATATACAAAATAGGCGAACGCCAATTATATGAGTGTTCAGAAGAAGAAATCAGACAGGCGCTTATCATGGCGCAAGTGCGAAAAGAAGCGACACAGTTGCTTTTATGAAAATGTGAATACAACCTATTCATCCCCTGCTCCTTTTACCATTAGGTAGAGCAGGGGATTTTAAATTTTGTCAGGTATGGTACACTGATAAGAAAAGATAGTCGGTGAGGTGGCACCATGAGGGAAGAGTGGGCCGGGCAGCATGTTGCGCTGATGATCGAATCGATCGCCGATGCGTTTTTTGCTGTAGATAAACAGTGGCGATTTACATATCTTAACCAGGAAGCTGAGAGAATTCTCATAAAAAAAAGAGAAGAGCTGATAGGGAAAAATATGTGGAATGAATTTCCGATTGAGATGGTATCTATATTTCAATCAGAATACTTCAAAGCGGTAGCTGAACAGCATCCGGTAAAGTTCGAAGGCTACTTTAGCACATACAAAAAATGGTTTGAGGTACGTGCAACCCCATTTGCTGAAGGTCTATGTATATATTTGCACGATATTACGGAACGGAAGAAATCAGATGAGAGATTGTTACGGGCTTTAGAGACGAACGATCATCTTGCCGCAGCCATCGCTAATACCGTCATGGGCGTAACGATTTCTGATCCAAGACTGCCTGATAATCCGCTCATATTTGCGAATAAAGGGTTCGAGAAATTGACTGGCTATCAGATTCAAGAAGTTCTGGGCGTTAATTGTCGTTTCTTACAGGGAAATGAAACCGACCGAGAAGCCGTTGATCAGATCAAAATAGCTATTCGGGAGCGTGTACCGATTACCATAGAATTGT
This window of the Aneurinibacillus sp. REN35 genome carries:
- the fbpA gene encoding Fur-regulated basic protein FbpA produces the protein MEKYVEELLHLGIYKIGERQLYECSEEEIRQALIMAQVRKEATQLLL